A region of Ornithorhynchus anatinus isolate Pmale09 chromosome 5, mOrnAna1.pri.v4, whole genome shotgun sequence DNA encodes the following proteins:
- the SERTAD3 gene encoding SERTA domain-containing protein 3, whose protein sequence is MLTGVKRKRADCEDAGVAAGGEGPAPPGLEAYSRLRQSLLHMSLDKFQRGCMLGEPNLRRHVLIANTLHQIQEEIRRERGPPPSASVPPPPPPSPEPPPPPPAELDGLLFSGEDDFSVSSAICSILKELELALDGGATPLESQAKPEPRGGPRAGPGSPGTPGLSERETPAPADFRAVEAVFGSFEIMSSSYLSGLALDDLFTDIDTSGFERDPGGRPPLPLAPAEPGSLTPSCTPSQPVGRDWNELDHIMEIIVGS, encoded by the coding sequence ATGCTCACCGGCGTGAAGCGGAAGCGTGCGGACTGCGAGGACGcaggggtggcggcggggggtgaggggcccGCGCCCCCCGGCCTGGAGGCCTACTCCCGCCTGCGCCAGTCCCTGCTGCACATGTCGCTGGACAAGTTCCAGCGCGGCTGCATGCTGGGGGAGCCCAACCTGCGGCGCCACGTGCTCATCGCCAACACCCTGCACCAGATCCAGGAGGAGATTCGGCGTGAGAgaggccccccgccctccgcctccgtccccccaccccctccgccctctcccgagccccctccgccgccccccgccgagcTGGACGGCCTCCTCTTCTCCGGCGAGGACGACTTCTCCGTCTCGTCGGCCATCTGCTCCATCCTCAAGGAACTGGAGCTGGCGCTGGATGGCGGGGCCACCCCGCTGGAGTCCCAGGCCAAGCCGGAGCCCCGAGGCGgccctcgggccgggccgggctcccccgggacccccggcctctCCGAGCGGGAGACCCCCGCCCCGGCAGACTTCAGAGCGGTCGAGGCCGTGTTTGGCAGTTTCGAGATCATGAGCTCCAGTTACCTCAGCGGCCTGGCCCTGGATGACCTCTTCACGGACATAGACACCTCCGGCTTCGAGCGAGACCCCGGTggccggcccccgctccccctGGCCCCCGCCGAGCCGGGCAGCCTGACCCCATCCTGCACCCCGAGCCAACCGGTGGGGCGAGACTGGAATGAGCTGGACCACATCATGGAGATCATCGTGGGGTCCTGA
- the BLVRB gene encoding flavin reductase (NADPH) — protein MAAAGKKIVIFGATGRTGLSTLAQAIKAGYKVTVLIRDPARLPAELQPTRVLVGDVLKPSDVDQVVSGQDAVIVLLGTGNDLSPTTVMSEGTKNIVAAMKAHGVGKVVACTSAFLLWDPARVPARLQAVTDDHIRMHKVLKESGLRYVAVMPPHIAGDKPLTGDYKLSLDAPGGPGSSRVISKDDLGHFMLRCVDTDEFDGHSVYLSGQYS, from the exons ATGGCAGCGGCCGGCAAGAAGATCGTCATCTTCGGTGCCACGGGCAGGACCGGCCTCAGCACGTTGGCCCAGGCCATCAAAGCAG GTTACAAGGTGACCGTGCTGATCCGTGACCCGGCCCGACTGCCCGCCGAGCTCCAGCCCACCCGAGTGCTGGTGGGCGACGTCCTGAAGCCGTCGGACGTGGACCAGGTGGTCAGCGGGCAAGATGCCGTCATCGTGCTGCTGGGCACCGGCAACGACCTGA GTCCCACCACCGTGATGTCAGAAGGCACCAAGAACATCGTGGCTGCCATGAAGGCACACGGCGTGGGCAAGGTCGTGGCTTGCACCTCGG CTTTCCTCTTGTGGGATCCCGCCCGGGTGCCAGCCCGGCTGCAGGCGGTGACCGATGACCACATCCGCATGCACAAGGTCCTGAAGGAGTCCGGCCTGCGCTACGTGGCCGTCATGCCTCCCCACATTGCTG gggACAAGCCACTGACCGGTGACTACAAGCTGTCGTTGGACGCACCTGGTGGGCCCGGGAGCTCGCGGGTCATCTCCAAGGACGACCTGGGCCACTTCATGCTGCGTTGCGTGGACACGGACGAGTTCGATGGCCACAGcgtctacctctctggccagtacAGCTAG